One genomic window of Gemmatimonadales bacterium includes the following:
- a CDS encoding outer membrane beta-barrel protein — protein sequence MGAVRTIALGLVVSLAAAATASAQSPFTFGLGGGLTLPANGAAADLGLGSASFGSGWQGMGLLQVHPFGRLGFQLDGTYRPFGSAGVPVGGELFNGTANILYEFGRTRTSKVIPYVIGGAGVYSFRSRGPDDTSTLFGLNGGAGINLRLFGPGSLFLESRFHNVFGAGLSGDGSAHLIPITAGFKFSGP from the coding sequence ATGGGTGCAGTGCGCACGATCGCGTTGGGCCTCGTGGTGAGCCTTGCGGCGGCGGCCACCGCCAGCGCCCAGTCGCCGTTCACCTTCGGCTTGGGCGGCGGACTTACGCTGCCGGCCAATGGCGCCGCCGCGGACCTGGGCCTGGGATCAGCTTCCTTCGGCTCGGGCTGGCAGGGCATGGGGTTGCTGCAGGTTCACCCCTTCGGGCGCTTGGGCTTCCAGCTCGACGGCACCTACCGGCCATTCGGCTCCGCCGGCGTTCCCGTAGGCGGCGAACTGTTCAACGGCACCGCGAACATCCTCTACGAGTTCGGTCGAACCCGGACATCCAAGGTCATTCCCTACGTGATCGGCGGCGCCGGCGTCTACAGCTTTCGGAGCCGGGGGCCCGACGACACGTCGACCCTCTTCGGCCTGAACGGCGGCGCGGGCATCAACCTGCGGCTCTTCGGCCCCGGCTCGCTCTTCCTCGAGAGCCGCTTTCACAACGTGTTCGGTGCCGGCCTCTCGGGCGACGGCTCCGCGCATCTCATTCCGATCACGGCCGGGTTCAAGTTCTCCGGGCCCTGA
- a CDS encoding porin family protein, whose amino-acid sequence MMRGMIRTMMAAGCLVVAGAVTAEAQTPVQFGVGGGVSIPTGSTSDGLKLGFNGQALVRFTPPASPVGFQIDGMYQQFKAKTNTFGLDKDQIISGTADVVYDFPVSEETRIRPYLIGGGGVYNLKSKFTDGSSGSDTKFGLNAGAGFDFGVSGATIYAEGRFHNVFVTGSDVKFIPITVGVKFGGR is encoded by the coding sequence ATGATGAGAGGCATGATCAGAACTATGATGGCGGCGGGGTGTCTGGTCGTGGCGGGCGCCGTTACCGCCGAGGCGCAGACGCCGGTGCAGTTCGGCGTTGGTGGCGGGGTGTCGATCCCGACGGGGTCGACGAGCGATGGCCTCAAGCTCGGATTCAACGGGCAGGCGCTCGTGCGGTTCACTCCGCCGGCCAGCCCGGTCGGGTTCCAGATCGACGGCATGTATCAGCAGTTCAAGGCAAAGACCAACACGTTCGGGCTCGACAAGGATCAGATCATCAGCGGTACTGCCGACGTGGTGTACGACTTCCCGGTGTCTGAGGAAACCCGGATCCGCCCGTATCTGATCGGCGGCGGCGGGGTGTACAACCTGAAGAGCAAGTTCACTGACGGCTCGTCGGGCTCGGACACCAAGTTCGGCCTCAACGCCGGTGCGGGCTTCGACTTCGGCGTGAGCGGCGCGACCATCTACGCGGAGGGCCGGTTCCATAACGTGTTCGTCACCGGCTCGGACGTGAAGTTCATTCCGATCACGGTGGGCGTCAAATTCGGTGGCCGGTAA
- a CDS encoding enoyl-CoA hydratase/isomerase family protein, which yields MSDSLRRACADGVLSLTLDRPAKRNALDKALVAELHAAIDHAELDAGVRVVALTGAGRDFCAGADLAELLASVDRTLDENEAAALELGTLFLKFRRLPKPIVALVRGNALAGGCGLATACDLVLAAESARLGYPEIQRGFVPAMVMALLRRLVGERVAFDLVATGRLLSAAEAQALGLVSRTLADDRFDADAEQILAGLADASGTALALTKQLLYDLDGRGVEDGIRLGARVNAVARATPDFPTQVARFLQR from the coding sequence ATGAGTGATTCGCTGCGGCGCGCCTGCGCGGACGGGGTGCTCTCGCTCACCCTCGACCGTCCGGCCAAGCGCAATGCGCTGGACAAGGCGCTGGTGGCCGAGCTGCACGCCGCCATCGACCATGCCGAGCTCGATGCCGGCGTGCGAGTCGTGGCCCTGACCGGTGCCGGGCGGGATTTCTGCGCCGGCGCCGACCTCGCGGAGCTGCTCGCCTCGGTCGATCGCACGCTCGACGAGAACGAGGCGGCGGCGCTCGAATTGGGCACGCTCTTCCTCAAGTTCCGCCGGCTACCCAAGCCGATCGTCGCGTTGGTCAGGGGAAATGCACTTGCCGGCGGCTGTGGACTCGCCACCGCCTGCGACCTCGTCCTTGCCGCCGAGAGTGCGCGGCTGGGCTATCCCGAAATTCAACGCGGTTTCGTACCGGCGATGGTGATGGCGCTCCTGCGCCGCCTGGTCGGGGAGCGGGTCGCGTTCGATCTGGTCGCCACGGGGCGCCTCCTGTCGGCAGCGGAGGCGCAGGCGCTTGGGCTCGTGTCGCGCACGCTCGCGGACGATCGATTCGATGCCGATGCCGAGCAGATCCTGGCCGGGCTCGCCGACGCGAGCGGCACCGCGCTCGCCCTCACGAAGCAACTGCTCTACGACCTCGACGGCCGCGGGGTCGAAGATGGAATCCGGCTCGGGGCCCGGGTCAACGCGGTCGCACGCGCTACCCCCGACTTCCCAACCCAGGTCGCGCGCTTCCTCCAGCGATGA
- a CDS encoding acyclic terpene utilization AtuA family protein gives MKRRVVRVAAGQGFWGDWLEAPVRQVERGPIDYLMLDYLAEVTMSILQKQKSRDPSAGYARDFVPLMERILPRVAQRGIKVTSNAGGVNPRGCAEAVRAVARRLGFAGRLRVALVTGDDILPRLDELLARGHELRDLDTGRPLSTVRDRVQSANAYLGMAPIVEALGAGADVVVTGRVTDTGLTLGPLVHEFGWAADDWDRIAAGTVAGHIIECGAQCSGGNLLKGWQRVKGLADPGFPIVEASPDGTFVVTKHRRSGGVVSVASVTEQLVYEMGDPRNYITPDGVADFTSIKLRQAGKDRVEVSGVRGGPRTGMLKVSIAYFYGYKAVGTLVYAWPDAYAKARAADRILRARLADLGLKFEQVLTEFVGAGATHGRLAGPPDPEAPEVQLRVGVRARERAPVERFTREIAPLVLTGPPSVTGFAGGRPAVEEIVAYWPALIDRREIEPHVRVEILDA, from the coding sequence GTGAAGCGACGCGTGGTACGCGTCGCGGCGGGGCAGGGGTTCTGGGGCGACTGGCTGGAGGCGCCGGTGAGGCAAGTCGAGCGCGGACCCATCGACTATCTCATGCTCGACTACCTGGCCGAAGTCACCATGTCGATCTTGCAGAAGCAGAAGTCGCGCGATCCGTCCGCCGGCTACGCCCGCGATTTCGTGCCCCTCATGGAGCGGATCCTCCCGCGCGTGGCGCAGCGCGGTATCAAGGTCACCTCGAACGCGGGGGGCGTGAATCCGCGCGGCTGCGCGGAAGCGGTGCGCGCGGTCGCGCGCCGGCTCGGATTCGCGGGCCGGTTGCGCGTCGCGCTCGTCACCGGGGATGACATCCTGCCGCGGCTCGACGAGCTGCTCGCGCGCGGGCACGAGCTCAGGGATCTCGACACCGGCCGGCCGCTCTCGACGGTGCGCGACCGGGTGCAATCGGCCAACGCTTACCTCGGCATGGCGCCGATCGTCGAGGCGCTCGGCGCCGGCGCCGATGTGGTCGTGACGGGGCGCGTGACCGATACGGGCCTCACCTTGGGACCGCTGGTGCACGAGTTCGGCTGGGCCGCCGACGATTGGGACCGGATCGCGGCCGGCACCGTGGCGGGGCACATCATCGAGTGCGGAGCGCAGTGCTCGGGCGGCAACCTGCTCAAGGGATGGCAGCGGGTGAAAGGGCTGGCCGATCCCGGGTTCCCTATCGTCGAGGCGTCGCCCGACGGCACGTTCGTGGTCACCAAGCACCGCCGGAGCGGCGGCGTCGTGTCGGTCGCATCGGTGACCGAGCAACTGGTCTACGAGATGGGCGATCCCCGCAATTACATCACGCCCGACGGGGTGGCCGACTTCACCAGCATCAAGCTGCGCCAGGCGGGCAAGGATCGTGTGGAGGTGAGCGGGGTGCGCGGCGGTCCGCGCACCGGCATGCTCAAGGTGAGTATCGCGTACTTCTACGGCTATAAGGCTGTCGGCACGCTGGTCTACGCCTGGCCCGACGCTTACGCCAAGGCCCGCGCCGCCGACCGCATTCTGCGCGCCCGCCTGGCGGACCTGGGGCTCAAGTTCGAGCAGGTGCTCACCGAGTTCGTGGGCGCCGGCGCGACGCACGGGCGCCTGGCCGGCCCGCCCGATCCCGAGGCGCCCGAGGTGCAGTTGCGCGTCGGTGTGCGCGCGCGCGAGCGGGCGCCGGTCGAGCGGTTCACCCGGGAAATCGCACCGCTCGTCCTCACCGGGCCGCCGAGCGTCACCGGGTTTGCCGGCGGCCGGCCGGCAGTGGAAGAGATCGTCGCCTACTGGCCCGCGCTCATCGATCGGCGCGAGATCGAGCCGCACGTGAGGGTGGAGATCCTCGACGCATGA
- a CDS encoding S8 family serine peptidase encodes MSPSRLLPIALGLLAACSSAPPASSPAPSPAPRPNAEPSHAPPPAKPTMDPAARERANITVHRDTIPVPEPNRVAPPQLAYQRGLMALASTGVDAFLRDHPTADGRGVLIGILDTGIDPSVPGLSLTTTGERKVLDLRDFSGEGAVALTRIAPSGDSVVVAGHALAGFSRVAALAGRGDVWGGAIREIPLGDPPASDLNGNGTAGDTLPVVVARASDGWVLFADTDGDGSLANERPIHDYLVAGETFGWRGPGRAAPVAIAVNFSGTGNEPALDLFFDTSSHGTFVSGVAAGHDLYGVKGFDGVAPGAQLLGLKIANDAQGGITTTGSMMRAIDYAIRFAGRRRMPLVLNMSFGVGNEQEGDARIDALVDSVLAAHPDLVFTISAGNDGPGLSTIGFPGSAARALTAGATLPGVFLPGTFGPPADQLAPFSARGGELAKPDVIAPGFAYSTVPRYNAGEEIKEGTSFSAPHTAGLAALLRSALVQANVSADAHAIKQALMVTARPQGGFAFIAEGAGLPDVNAALAWLRQGHNVADVGVRALGGHGATAAYRGQGLASAGDTLQGFELVPEGGAPDSFRLRSNAPWLVAPASAALGGSRSTVTLRYKAAALRTPGTYTGLVSGWTADTAAGPAFRLVNTVVVPFPAANAELASSAQLAPGAERRASFLADSARPFIVRVATASPLQHAIAALHEPDGMPFRNGQQQEASADSGAAVFRVDARDVVPGAYEAVAVGFPTAGSTVSMRVEQSPVRVTTRADGAGLAATLANATRQPVTARVGLALAGAERSEAVTSQGGDTVRIPFTAPAWARRAEVDIAMAPAQWERFTDFGVTLFDSTGRQIAKLPLNYAFGRLQAPLPPDRAARPVALELFPGLAERGSSETWKARVTIRLYADSATAPARSADARTALTIPPGDARTATLAAPRLPWPLPERFHPLGVVVVRGARGQFWTRETALGNAAQGEAPR; translated from the coding sequence ATGTCCCCGTCACGTCTTCTGCCGATCGCCCTCGGCCTCCTCGCCGCATGCTCGAGCGCGCCGCCGGCGTCTTCTCCCGCGCCGAGTCCTGCGCCCCGTCCCAACGCGGAGCCGTCCCACGCTCCGCCGCCCGCCAAGCCCACGATGGATCCGGCGGCGCGCGAGCGTGCGAACATCACCGTCCACCGTGACACCATCCCGGTCCCGGAGCCCAACCGGGTCGCCCCGCCCCAGCTGGCCTATCAACGCGGGCTCATGGCGCTCGCATCCACCGGGGTGGACGCCTTTCTGCGCGATCACCCCACCGCCGATGGGCGCGGCGTGCTGATCGGCATTCTGGACACCGGCATCGATCCGTCGGTGCCCGGCCTGAGCCTCACCACGACCGGCGAGCGCAAGGTCCTCGACCTCCGCGACTTTTCCGGCGAAGGCGCCGTGGCGCTGACGCGAATCGCCCCCAGCGGCGACAGCGTCGTCGTGGCTGGGCATGCCCTCGCCGGGTTCTCCCGCGTCGCGGCACTTGCCGGACGCGGCGACGTGTGGGGCGGAGCCATCCGCGAGATCCCGCTCGGCGATCCACCTGCGTCGGATCTCAACGGCAACGGCACCGCGGGCGACACGTTGCCCGTCGTCGTCGCGCGCGCGAGCGATGGCTGGGTTCTCTTCGCCGACACCGACGGCGACGGCTCGCTCGCCAACGAGCGGCCGATCCACGACTACCTCGTGGCCGGCGAAACCTTTGGCTGGCGCGGCCCGGGGCGCGCGGCGCCGGTCGCAATCGCGGTCAATTTCTCCGGCACCGGCAACGAACCGGCGCTCGATCTTTTCTTCGACACGAGCAGCCACGGCACCTTCGTGTCGGGCGTCGCGGCGGGCCACGATCTCTACGGGGTGAAGGGGTTCGATGGCGTGGCGCCGGGCGCGCAACTCCTCGGCCTCAAGATCGCCAACGACGCGCAGGGCGGCATCACAACCACGGGGAGCATGATGCGCGCGATCGACTACGCCATCCGATTCGCCGGCAGGCGCCGGATGCCGCTCGTGCTCAACATGAGCTTTGGCGTGGGCAACGAGCAGGAGGGCGACGCCCGCATCGACGCACTGGTGGACTCGGTGCTAGCCGCGCATCCGGACCTCGTGTTCACGATCAGCGCGGGGAACGACGGCCCCGGGCTATCCACCATCGGCTTTCCCGGCTCCGCGGCGCGCGCGCTCACCGCGGGCGCGACGCTGCCGGGCGTCTTTCTGCCAGGCACTTTCGGGCCGCCAGCCGATCAGCTCGCTCCATTCAGCGCCCGCGGCGGTGAGCTGGCCAAGCCTGACGTGATCGCGCCGGGATTCGCCTACTCGACCGTGCCACGCTACAACGCGGGCGAGGAGATCAAGGAGGGGACCAGCTTCTCGGCCCCGCACACGGCGGGGCTCGCGGCGCTGCTCCGCTCGGCGCTCGTACAGGCGAACGTCTCGGCCGACGCGCACGCCATCAAGCAGGCGCTCATGGTGACCGCACGGCCGCAAGGCGGCTTCGCTTTCATCGCCGAAGGCGCCGGGCTCCCCGACGTGAACGCGGCGCTCGCCTGGCTCCGACAGGGGCACAACGTGGCCGACGTCGGCGTGCGGGCGCTCGGTGGCCACGGCGCCACGGCGGCGTACCGGGGCCAGGGCCTCGCGTCGGCGGGCGACACGCTGCAGGGTTTCGAGTTGGTGCCGGAAGGCGGCGCGCCGGACAGCTTCAGACTTCGCTCCAACGCGCCGTGGCTGGTGGCGCCCGCAAGCGCTGCGCTTGGAGGCTCCAGGTCCACCGTGACGCTCCGATACAAGGCCGCCGCGCTGCGCACGCCCGGCACGTACACCGGCCTCGTGAGCGGCTGGACGGCCGATACTGCGGCCGGCCCCGCGTTCCGGCTCGTCAACACCGTGGTAGTGCCGTTCCCGGCCGCGAACGCGGAACTCGCCTCGTCGGCGCAGCTCGCGCCGGGCGCCGAGCGGCGGGCGTCGTTCCTCGCCGACAGCGCGCGGCCCTTCATCGTGCGGGTTGCCACGGCAAGCCCGCTGCAGCACGCCATCGCGGCGCTGCACGAACCCGACGGCATGCCTTTCCGCAACGGGCAGCAACAGGAGGCGAGCGCCGATTCGGGCGCCGCCGTGTTCCGCGTCGACGCCCGCGACGTCGTGCCGGGCGCCTACGAGGCCGTTGCGGTCGGATTCCCGACGGCCGGGAGCACCGTGTCCATGCGGGTCGAACAGTCGCCGGTGCGGGTCACCACGCGGGCGGACGGCGCGGGGCTCGCCGCGACGCTCGCAAACGCCACCCGGCAGCCGGTCACCGCGCGCGTGGGGCTCGCGCTCGCAGGCGCGGAGCGGAGCGAAGCGGTCACCTCGCAGGGTGGCGATACCGTGCGGATCCCGTTCACCGCGCCGGCCTGGGCGCGCCGCGCCGAGGTCGACATCGCGATGGCGCCGGCGCAGTGGGAGCGGTTCACCGATTTCGGCGTCACGCTGTTCGATTCGACCGGGCGCCAGATCGCCAAGCTTCCGCTCAACTACGCGTTCGGGCGCTTGCAGGCTCCGCTGCCGCCGGATCGGGCGGCGCGTCCCGTCGCGCTGGAGTTGTTCCCCGGCCTTGCCGAGCGCGGCTCGAGCGAGACGTGGAAGGCGCGGGTGACGATCCGCCTCTACGCCGACTCGGCCACGGCCCCCGCGCGTTCCGCCGACGCGCGGACTGCGCTCACGATTCCACCGGGTGACGCGCGCACGGCCACGCTCGCGGCGCCGCGGCTCCCGTGGCCGCTTCCGGAGCGCTTCCACCCGCTCGGCGTCGTGGTCGTGCGGGGCGCGCGCGGCCAGTTCTGGACTCGTGAAACCGCGCTCGGCAATGCCGCGCAGGGCGAGGCGCCGCGGTGA
- a CDS encoding carboxyl transferase domain-containing protein, translated as MSAPTASGRPSRLRQLTDEYRRLAAKLQQGGGAERVARMHRQGKLSPRERVQRLLDPGAPWFEIGLLVAHDRYEGQAPGAGVITGVGVIEGRESVVVANDATVKAGSWWPETITKMLRAQEVAMRQRIPIVYLVDSAGVNLPYQGGVFPGQYGAARIFYYNSIMRRYLHVPQISAVMGSCIAGGAYLPALSDVIFMVEGTSFMGLGGPNLVKGATGQTIDAESLGGARTHTEVSAVAHYRVADDTECLARIREYVGRLPRADGAHPRVRAAQPPARPAAELYDVLPKDHRLSYDAHHLLACLLDGGELDEFQPDVAREMICGHGHIGGWPLAVIANQRGVIKGRAGERPRFGGIVYAGSAEKVAYFIETASRERMPILFVQDVSGFMVGPEAEHAGIIRAGARFVEAMATAVSPKIVLTVNHASGAGYYAMAGQGFDPDFILSWPTGRMGVMEGEAAVMAVHGPDLEKARKSGEPLAPDRQAAVDAMRADYEEQLDARFAGARGFVDAIVTPDETRDQLAFLLQVVANYAGPHLGPFVLPPLDAACR; from the coding sequence GTGAGCGCGCCCACCGCCTCCGGCCGGCCCAGCCGGCTGCGGCAGCTCACCGACGAGTATCGCCGCCTCGCGGCCAAGCTCCAGCAGGGAGGGGGCGCCGAGCGGGTGGCGCGGATGCACCGGCAGGGCAAGCTCTCCCCGCGCGAGCGGGTGCAGCGGCTGCTCGATCCCGGCGCCCCCTGGTTCGAAATCGGGTTGCTGGTGGCGCACGATCGCTACGAGGGTCAGGCGCCGGGCGCCGGCGTCATCACCGGCGTCGGCGTGATCGAGGGGCGCGAGTCCGTCGTGGTGGCCAACGATGCCACGGTGAAGGCGGGCTCCTGGTGGCCCGAGACGATCACGAAAATGCTGCGGGCGCAGGAGGTCGCCATGCGCCAGCGCATCCCGATCGTGTATCTGGTCGACAGCGCGGGCGTCAACCTGCCGTATCAGGGCGGCGTCTTTCCCGGGCAGTACGGCGCCGCGCGGATCTTCTACTACAACTCGATCATGCGGCGCTACCTGCACGTGCCCCAGATCAGCGCGGTCATGGGGAGCTGCATCGCGGGCGGCGCGTACCTCCCCGCGCTTTCCGATGTGATCTTCATGGTCGAGGGCACGAGCTTCATGGGCCTGGGCGGCCCCAATCTCGTGAAGGGCGCCACCGGCCAGACCATCGACGCCGAATCGCTCGGCGGCGCCCGCACCCACACCGAGGTGAGCGCCGTCGCGCACTACCGCGTAGCCGACGACACCGAGTGCCTCGCGCGCATCCGCGAGTACGTCGGGCGGCTGCCGCGCGCGGACGGGGCGCATCCTCGCGTGCGCGCGGCGCAGCCGCCGGCCCGCCCGGCCGCCGAGCTGTACGACGTCCTGCCGAAGGACCACCGGCTCTCCTACGATGCCCACCACCTGCTCGCGTGCCTGCTCGACGGCGGCGAGCTGGACGAGTTCCAGCCCGACGTCGCGCGGGAGATGATCTGCGGGCACGGCCATATCGGGGGGTGGCCGCTCGCCGTGATTGCCAACCAGCGCGGTGTGATCAAGGGCCGCGCGGGGGAGCGTCCTCGTTTCGGCGGCATCGTCTACGCCGGGAGCGCGGAAAAGGTCGCCTACTTCATCGAGACCGCAAGCCGCGAGCGGATGCCCATTCTTTTCGTCCAGGACGTGAGCGGCTTCATGGTGGGTCCGGAGGCCGAGCACGCCGGCATCATCCGCGCGGGGGCGCGGTTCGTCGAGGCGATGGCGACCGCGGTGTCGCCCAAGATCGTCCTCACGGTGAACCACGCGTCCGGCGCCGGCTACTACGCGATGGCGGGGCAGGGCTTCGACCCCGACTTCATCCTTTCCTGGCCGACCGGCCGTATGGGGGTGATGGAAGGCGAGGCGGCGGTGATGGCGGTGCACGGGCCCGATCTCGAAAAGGCGCGGAAGTCGGGCGAGCCGCTGGCGCCTGACCGTCAGGCCGCGGTGGATGCCATGCGCGCCGATTACGAGGAGCAGCTCGATGCCCGCTTTGCGGGTGCGCGCGGCTTCGTCGACGCCATCGTGACACCTGACGAAACCCGCGACCAGCTCGCTTTCCTGCTCCAGGTCGTCGCCAACTACGCCGGCCCGCATCTGGGTCCCTTCGTGCTGCCACCGCTCGACGCCGCCTGCCGGTGA
- a CDS encoding cobalamin B12-binding domain-containing protein translates to MPAPLTAPPLPRPIRVLVAKPGLDGHDRGAKVVAAALRDAGMEVIYTGLHQTPEMIAAAAVQEDVDVVGLSILSGAHMTLFPRVRQLLADQGRADVLVTGGGIIPREDMDALHALGIGRLFGPGTTTSELVDYIRAWAADHLSA, encoded by the coding sequence ATGCCCGCACCGCTCACCGCACCGCCGCTGCCGCGGCCGATTCGTGTCCTCGTCGCCAAGCCCGGCCTCGACGGGCACGACCGCGGCGCCAAGGTGGTGGCCGCGGCACTTCGCGATGCCGGCATGGAGGTGATCTACACCGGGCTGCATCAGACGCCCGAGATGATCGCGGCGGCCGCGGTGCAGGAAGATGTCGACGTGGTCGGGCTTTCGATTCTTTCGGGCGCGCACATGACGCTCTTCCCGCGGGTCCGCCAGCTCCTGGCCGACCAGGGCCGCGCCGATGTCCTCGTTACCGGCGGCGGCATCATTCCGCGCGAGGACATGGACGCGCTGCACGCGCTCGGCATCGGCCGGCTGTTCGGTCCCGGCACCACGACGAGCGAGTTGGTCGACTACATCCGCGCCTGGGCCGCGGATCACCTGTCGGCGTGA